The proteins below are encoded in one region of Belonocnema kinseyi isolate 2016_QV_RU_SX_M_011 chromosome 5, B_treatae_v1, whole genome shotgun sequence:
- the LOC117173949 gene encoding odorant receptor 4-like, which translates to MWLPYSLENGTSYWLTYLLYVVAFMIAAQTSVASDTFAIVMMLQLCAQLEILKHRIQKYPQLCMKEIPKKPRMEQRNLGKWIKHHNSLYIFAKKLNDVYSAVFFILLLSATLAVCTCTYFLATLRITSMKFWSMSFLLICSMEIRYATYSIDWFLISKTSRRDIIQIIRRSSKPITITGGPIFALSIDTFNSILRMAYSVYNCLMQSS; encoded by the exons ATGTGGCTACCTTATAGCCTTGAAAATGGGACATCGTATTGGCTGACATATTTACTTTATGTTGTGGCATTTATGATAGCAGCACAAACAAGCGTAGCCAGTGATACGTTTGCTATTGTAATGATGCTTCAACTCTGCGctcaattggaaattttaaagcaTAGAATACAAAAATATCCACAATTGTGTATGAAAGAAATCCCAAAAAAACCCCGAATGGAGCAAAGAAACCTTGGAAAGTGGATAAAGCATCATAATTCCTTGTATAT atttgctaaaaaattaaacgaCGTATACAGCGCAGTATTTTTCATCCTATTGCTTAGTGCAACACTTGCTGTGTGTACCTGCACTTATTTTCTCGCAACTTTGAGAATAACTTCCATGAAATTTTGGTCGATGAGTTTTCTGTTAATATgt AGCATGGAAATTAGATATGCAACATATAGCATAGATTGGTTTTTAATATCGAAAACTTCAAGGAGAGACATCATCCAAATAATTAGACGATCGTCTAAGCCAATAACGATTACAGGAGGCCCGATATTTGCATTGTCTATTGATACCTTCAATTCG ATTCTTCGAATGGCGTATTCAGTGTACAATTGTTTAATGCAATCTTCCTAG